The following coding sequences lie in one Candidatus Bathyarchaeota archaeon genomic window:
- a CDS encoding CoB--CoM heterodisulfide reductase iron-sulfur subunit B family protein: MTTPERSSSSKFLLFLGCAIPYRVSSYEISTRKVLAKLGIELVEMPEYNCCGLPIDPINHEMMLTLAARNLCLAEQQGLNIVALCPGCAGTLRKVNKKLREDKELRERINGYLKETGLEFKGTIEAKHLLQLLAEDVGLEKIKNVVKKPLTNVQVTEHSGCHVSRPVEGVGFDNPENPETLKKLIETTGARYVEYTDKIACCGAPIAGVNDRIPLQLTREKLVHVKDAGAQALITVCPFCHMMFDTNQPRIERMFNETFKIPVLHYPQLLGLAMGFSPEELALKSLRVDPMQIVSQIYGKAEGN; encoded by the coding sequence GTGACAACTCCTGAGAGAAGCTCAAGCTCCAAATTCTTACTTTTCCTAGGCTGTGCTATTCCCTACCGAGTTTCAAGTTATGAAATTTCCACACGAAAAGTTCTAGCTAAGCTGGGAATAGAATTGGTTGAAATGCCAGAGTATAACTGCTGCGGTCTTCCTATAGACCCTATAAACCATGAAATGATGCTTACGCTGGCAGCTAGAAACCTCTGCTTAGCCGAACAACAAGGACTTAACATTGTTGCCCTTTGTCCAGGGTGTGCCGGGACTCTGCGCAAAGTGAACAAAAAATTGAGAGAAGATAAGGAGCTTAGGGAGAGAATTAATGGCTACTTGAAAGAAACGGGTCTGGAGTTTAAAGGTACTATAGAGGCTAAACATCTTCTCCAACTGCTAGCGGAAGACGTGGGCTTAGAGAAGATTAAGAATGTGGTGAAAAAGCCTCTAACCAACGTGCAAGTGACCGAGCACAGTGGCTGCCACGTTTCACGCCCCGTCGAGGGTGTTGGCTTCGACAACCCAGAAAACCCAGAAACTCTCAAAAAATTAATTGAAACAACTGGCGCTAGATACGTGGAGTATACAGATAAGATAGCGTGCTGCGGCGCTCCAATCGCAGGCGTAAACGACAGAATTCCACTCCAACTTACTAGGGAGAAACTTGTTCACGTAAAAGATGCAGGCGCCCAAGCACTAATAACCGTTTGCCCCTTCTGCCACATGATGTTTGACACCAACCAGCCTCGAATAGAGAGAATGTTTAACGAAACCTTCAAAATTCCAGTCCTTCACTACCCACAACTGCTCGGCTTAGCGATGGGGTTCTCACCTGAAGAACTGGCTCTAAAAAGCTTGCGGGTTGATCCGATGCAGATAGTTTCGCAGATATACGGCAAAGCGGAGGGCAATTGA
- a CDS encoding PKD domain-containing protein, translated as MHKRKLSPPRLRVFSFVVLFLLVGVLFLGLVYAGPAPSVISQPSNYIDVNGEWINEPNAWDWNNSTYADETQLRVINNIYWSGFNATDLGPINRVDLRIVITLAGLTNDYVTLKYYVGGVEGDPWTSITSSVTQQCFSLDNATEPNDGSWSWADIGSLEIRQIGTQTKGPDPLTAYRTHEVWAVIYYGQPPVASFTYTPEYPYTGETVTFNASASYDPDGYIVSYEWDFGDGTNGTGEIATHIYANDGTYTVTLNVTDNHGLYDITSKGVTVLNRPPIASFTESAETVLTAEPIYFDASASYDPDGTIASYFWDFGDGSNATGVIVEHAYADDGTYTVTLTVTDDDEATDTTMSTKTVLNRYPIASFTESAETVYTGETITFNASDSYDPDGTITSYFWDFGDGTNATGVTVEHTYATNGTFIVTLTVTDDDGASDSASSIKTILMNETPVALFTESAETVYTGDAITFNASDSYDPDGTIVSYEWNFGDGANATGVIVEHTYMDDGVYTVTLTVTDDKDATDTTTSTKTVLNSPPVASFTESAETVYTNDAIAFNASESYDSDGNIVSYFWDFGDGTNTTGAIVEHSYVDDGNYTVTLTVTDDDGATDSTSATKTVLNRAPVASFTESAETVYTGEAITFNASDSYDPDGVIVSYFWDFSDGTNATGAIVEHTYADDGNYTVTLTVTDDDGATASTSATKTVLNSPPVAFFTESAETAYTSETITFNASGSYDSDGTIVSYFWDFGDGMNATGVVVEYAYAQDGNYTVTLTVTDNDGATNTATSTKTVLNRPPVAIFTESAETVLTGETIYFNASQSYDLDGWIVSYFWDFGDGTNATGVVVEHTYSDNGVYTVTLTVTDDDNDTATTTATKTVLNRPPVASFTESAETMYTGEIIYFSASGSYDADGTIVSYFWDFGDGSNATGVTTQHAYADDGNYTITLTVTDDDGVSSSTSATKTVLNSPPVAFFTESAETAYTSETITFNASGSYDSDGTIVSFFWDFGDGANATGIIVNHAYVDDGVYTVILTVTDNDGASASASASKTVLNRPPVAIFTESATTVLTDEVITFNASASYDPDGTIVSYFWDFGDGVNGSGVIANHSYANDGTYTVTLTVTDNDGATASTNATKTVLNRPPVAVFTESATTVLTGEVITFNASSSYDPDGAIVSYFWNFGDGTNTTNVIVSHAYTD; from the coding sequence TTGCATAAAAGAAAACTCTCTCCACCCCGCCTACGCGTATTCTCTTTCGTAGTGTTGTTTCTTTTGGTTGGCGTATTGTTCCTCGGATTGGTGTATGCAGGTCCAGCTCCTAGTGTGATCAGTCAGCCTTCAAACTATATTGATGTTAATGGGGAGTGGATAAATGAGCCAAACGCTTGGGACTGGAACAATTCAACCTATGCCGATGAAACCCAGCTGAGAGTTATTAATAATATATATTGGTCAGGTTTTAACGCTACGGATTTAGGGCCAATCAACAGGGTTGATCTCAGGATTGTGATTACTCTCGCAGGACTTACGAACGATTATGTAACACTGAAATATTATGTAGGTGGAGTTGAAGGAGATCCGTGGACCTCGATTACATCTTCAGTTACTCAACAATGTTTTAGTTTAGACAATGCCACGGAACCGAACGACGGATCCTGGTCTTGGGCCGACATAGGCAGTTTAGAAATCCGTCAGATAGGAACACAAACCAAAGGACCGGATCCCCTAACTGCGTATAGAACTCATGAAGTTTGGGCAGTTATATATTATGGCCAGCCACCAGTGGCCTCCTTTACCTACACACCAGAATATCCGTACACTGGCGAAACCGTAACCTTCAATGCCTCAGCCAGCTACGACCCAGACGGCTACATAGTTAGCTACGAGTGGGACTTTGGAGACGGAACCAATGGCACTGGCGAGATCGCAACCCACATCTATGCTAACGACGGAACCTACACAGTTACACTCAACGTAACCGATAACCACGGACTATATGACATCACTTCTAAGGGCGTCACAGTGCTTAATAGACCGCCAATAGCCTCCTTCACCGAATCCGCAGAAACCGTGCTAACGGCGGAGCCTATTTACTTTGATGCTTCAGCAAGTTATGATCCCGATGGCACAATTGCCAGTTATTTCTGGGATTTTGGAGATGGAAGCAATGCCACTGGCGTAATCGTGGAACATGCGTACGCCGACGATGGAACTTATACGGTAACATTGACTGTTACCGACGACGATGAAGCAACAGACACAACCATGTCGACTAAGACTGTTTTGAACAGATATCCAATTGCATCCTTTACAGAGTCCGCTGAAACTGTTTACACCGGCGAAACTATTACATTTAACGCATCTGACAGCTATGACCCAGACGGTACTATTACAAGTTACTTTTGGGATTTCGGCGACGGAACTAACGCAACAGGTGTCACCGTAGAGCACACGTATGCTACCAACGGAACCTTTATCGTTACTCTAACTGTAACGGATGATGATGGAGCATCGGATTCGGCATCCTCCATCAAAACAATCCTTATGAATGAAACTCCAGTTGCATTATTCACCGAATCTGCAGAAACTGTCTATACTGGTGACGCTATCACATTCAACGCTAGCGACAGCTACGACCCTGACGGTACTATTGTCAGCTACGAGTGGAATTTCGGCGACGGAGCCAACGCCACTGGTGTTATTGTGGAACACACGTATATGGATGATGGCGTTTATACTGTTACCCTAACGGTTACAGATGACAAAGATGCAACCGACACCACAACCTCAACTAAAACGGTTTTAAACAGCCCCCCAGTTGCATCCTTCACCGAATCAGCGGAAACTGTCTATACAAACGACGCCATAGCTTTCAACGCTTCAGAAAGTTATGATTCAGACGGCAATATTGTTAGTTACTTTTGGGATTTCGGCGACGGAACAAACACAACTGGAGCAATTGTTGAACACTCATATGTTGATGATGGAAACTACACGGTCACCCTAACAGTAACAGACGACGACGGAGCAACAGATTCTACATCTGCCACTAAGACTGTTTTGAACCGAGCACCGGTTGCATCATTTACCGAGTCTGCCGAAACAGTGTATACTGGTGAAGCTATCACTTTTAACGCAAGTGACAGTTACGATCCTGACGGGGTTATTGTTAGTTACTTCTGGGACTTCAGTGACGGAACCAATGCAACAGGGGCTATTGTAGAACATACTTATGCTGACGATGGCAACTACACCGTCACTTTAACGGTAACTGATGATGACGGGGCTACTGCTTCAACCTCAGCAACCAAGACTGTTCTGAATAGTCCTCCCGTTGCCTTCTTCACCGAGTCTGCTGAAACAGCTTATACCAGCGAGACAATTACTTTCAACGCGTCGGGTAGTTATGATTCCGATGGCACTATTGTTAGTTACTTCTGGGACTTTGGCGATGGAATGAACGCGACAGGCGTGGTAGTAGAGTACGCATATGCCCAAGATGGTAACTACACAGTAACCCTTACTGTAACAGATAATGATGGCGCAACTAACACTGCTACCTCGACAAAAACCGTACTGAATCGACCTCCTGTTGCCATTTTCACCGAGTCAGCTGAAACCGTGCTTACTGGTGAGACTATCTACTTTAATGCTTCTCAAAGCTACGACTTAGATGGGTGGATTGTTAGTTACTTCTGGGATTTCGGCGACGGAACAAATGCTACCGGTGTTGTTGTAGAGCACACGTACTCTGATAATGGAGTGTATACGGTAACCTTGACGGTCACCGATGATGATAACGACACCGCCACGACCACAGCCACCAAGACTGTGTTGAACCGCCCTCCTGTGGCAAGCTTCACCGAGTCTGCAGAAACTATGTACACTGGTGAGATTATCTATTTCAGTGCCTCTGGCAGTTATGACGCGGATGGTACCATAGTGAGTTATTTCTGGGACTTTGGAGATGGAAGTAACGCAACTGGCGTCACTACACAACATGCCTATGCCGATGATGGTAACTATACTATTACTTTAACTGTGACAGACGACGATGGAGTATCTTCATCAACATCTGCCACTAAGACTGTTTTGAATAGTCCTCCCGTTGCCTTCTTCACCGAGTCTGCTGAAACAGCTTATACCAGCGAGACAATTACTTTCAACGCGTCGGGTAGTTATGATTCCGATGGCACTATTGTTAGCTTTTTCTGGGACTTTGGCGATGGCGCAAATGCTACCGGTATCATTGTGAACCATGCATATGTTGATGATGGAGTCTATACTGTCATTCTAACCGTAACAGATAATGATGGCGCATCAGCATCAGCATCCGCCAGCAAAACTGTCCTAAATAGGCCACCAGTTGCCATATTCACCGAGTCCGCGACGACAGTGCTTACAGATGAGGTCATCACATTCAACGCCTCAGCCAGTTACGACCCCGATGGT
- a CDS encoding hydrogenase iron-sulfur subunit: protein MEEKPEDKILGFLCNWCCYAGADLAGTSRFEYPPLIRPIRVMCSGRVDRDFVLDAFRRGAGMVLVGACHLPYDCHYISGNARMKARMDALAPMLEKLGLSPQRFRVEYISAAEGLKFAELMKEMAAQLEELGLEKIKAENAKLKPILDRMLAKKQQRSQK from the coding sequence TTGGAAGAGAAACCAGAAGATAAGATTCTAGGGTTTCTATGTAACTGGTGCTGCTACGCAGGTGCAGACCTAGCTGGTACAAGCCGCTTCGAATATCCCCCCCTCATTAGGCCAATTCGTGTAATGTGTTCAGGTCGTGTAGACAGGGACTTTGTGTTAGACGCCTTTAGACGGGGAGCTGGTATGGTCCTAGTCGGTGCGTGCCATCTACCATATGACTGCCATTATATCAGTGGTAACGCGAGAATGAAAGCTCGCATGGATGCCTTAGCACCTATGCTGGAAAAGCTTGGGTTAAGCCCTCAGCGTTTTCGAGTAGAATATATTTCAGCCGCTGAAGGACTAAAGTTTGCAGAGCTAATGAAGGAGATGGCTGCGCAGTTGGAAGAGTTAGGACTAGAGAAGATTAAGGCGGAAAACGCAAAGTTGAAGCCAATCTTAGACAGAATGCTAGCTAAGAAACAACAACGATCACAAAAGTGA
- a CDS encoding 4Fe-4S dicluster domain-containing protein: protein MKIQKTESNNQLIVERIHHAKSYRLIVDRKLCVGCELCSLTCPKEAITVSRQPKKEGQKAQHPLIDVDEAKCQYCGICATICPYGAVQVTIDGENIASVVEKESFPQLIREITVDVIKCPTDCNDCEEACPLDLIKVTSDPETNKVAVDIREEQCPCCRVCEVKCPEGAILVRRIFTGKLKINQEKCPSGCRDCLDVCPITGALYLSEENGKVYVNELLCTYCGVCNIVCPEEGVLELSRSTIRHTPVRSGTWNKALEKLASTVEVAKELRGKGRKRTMEAVKKRFEPRKK, encoded by the coding sequence ATGAAAATTCAAAAAACCGAATCCAACAACCAACTCATAGTAGAAAGGATTCATCACGCAAAAAGCTATAGATTAATTGTTGACCGCAAATTGTGCGTAGGGTGCGAACTCTGCAGCCTTACTTGTCCAAAAGAGGCTATCACAGTTAGCCGACAACCGAAAAAAGAGGGACAAAAGGCTCAACATCCCCTGATTGACGTAGATGAAGCGAAATGTCAATACTGTGGCATATGCGCCACCATCTGCCCCTACGGTGCGGTGCAAGTTACTATAGACGGTGAGAATATCGCCTCTGTAGTGGAGAAGGAAAGTTTTCCGCAACTTATCCGTGAAATTACTGTGGACGTAATAAAATGTCCAACAGATTGCAATGACTGTGAGGAAGCTTGCCCCTTAGACCTCATCAAAGTTACGTCAGACCCTGAAACCAACAAAGTTGCAGTAGATATTAGAGAAGAACAGTGTCCCTGTTGTCGTGTGTGCGAAGTCAAATGCCCAGAAGGTGCTATTCTTGTCCGAAGAATTTTCACTGGAAAACTTAAGATTAACCAGGAAAAGTGTCCCTCTGGCTGCCGAGATTGTTTAGATGTTTGCCCAATAACCGGTGCTTTGTATCTTTCCGAGGAAAACGGTAAGGTATATGTGAATGAGCTTCTCTGCACCTACTGTGGCGTGTGTAACATTGTCTGTCCTGAAGAGGGAGTGTTAGAACTTTCACGCTCAACAATACGTCATACCCCGGTTCGTTCAGGGACATGGAACAAAGCTCTTGAAAAGTTAGCTTCTACAGTTGAAGTGGCAAAAGAGTTGCGTGGAAAAGGAAGAAAAAGAACTATGGAAGCAGTGAAGAAACGTTTTGAACCGAGGAAGAAGTAA
- a CDS encoding right-handed parallel beta-helix repeat-containing protein — translation MKPFSMSKKTVYTVIITLFLLIILSLKVENQSVKAEPDNITVPDDYAKIQWAIGNATAGDTIFVRNETYYEHLNVNKPLTLVGESKESTIVDGSGTGTVIKVTARNVVISGFTVQNGGSQPGPSYAGIWISRPTNLTGNHITKNSIGIYVNSFKCNIAENSLTNNGHGISLHSSSEVTVEANHFTANTFGISLVASSSNNVIVDNNVTKSYSGGHGIFVSDSFDNAISKNYLIGNFHGMWLSSSSNNSVLENTIANNKLLGIELANSPDNTFYHNNFINNGLPPHAPSIKHVTIDSKSESIWDDGYPSGGNYWHDYTNVDEESGPNQDQAGGDEIWDDSYVINENNRDRYPSVRPYGDISHVISDEEGLSAQAGPDRSGKVGTTVSFDARDSTGNIVAYEWDFGDGTTGTGVTLNHTYHETGTYTVTLTIRDAAGNIDKDQLTITVITDNTSPLFDSSSLWISALAGVIVIVMVAALFWKRKARNKRRRPRKHY, via the coding sequence ATGAAACCGTTCTCGATGTCAAAGAAAACCGTCTACACAGTAATAATCACACTGTTTCTATTGATCATATTATCGCTGAAAGTTGAGAATCAATCAGTTAAAGCAGAACCTGATAATATAACCGTTCCAGACGATTACGCGAAGATACAATGGGCTATAGGAAATGCTACTGCGGGAGACACCATTTTTGTACGTAACGAAACATACTATGAACATCTAAATGTAAACAAGCCTCTAACTCTTGTTGGAGAAAGTAAAGAGAGCACCATCGTCGACGGAAGTGGAACAGGAACCGTTATCAAGGTAACTGCCAGGAACGTGGTCATTAGCGGGTTTACTGTACAAAACGGCGGATCTCAGCCAGGGCCTTCATATGCGGGTATTTGGATTTCAAGACCCACAAACCTTACTGGTAACCACATAACAAAAAATTCTATCGGCATCTATGTAAATTCCTTTAAATGTAACATTGCAGAAAACAGCTTGACAAATAATGGACATGGCATATCCCTACATTCTTCCTCTGAAGTAACGGTTGAAGCGAATCACTTCACTGCAAACACGTTCGGCATCTCTTTAGTTGCTTCTTCCTCTAATAACGTGATTGTGGATAATAATGTCACAAAAAGCTATTCTGGCGGTCACGGAATTTTCGTGTCAGACTCCTTTGATAACGCGATTTCCAAGAACTACCTTATAGGCAATTTCCATGGTATGTGGCTGTCAAGCTCATCTAACAACTCGGTTTTAGAGAACACAATAGCTAACAACAAACTGCTTGGCATTGAACTCGCCAATTCTCCAGACAACACCTTTTATCACAATAACTTCATCAACAATGGGCTTCCTCCTCACGCGCCCAGCATAAAGCATGTAACCATTGATAGCAAATCAGAAAGCATTTGGGATGATGGCTATCCTTCTGGAGGCAACTACTGGCACGACTACACCAATGTCGATGAGGAGAGTGGTCCAAATCAAGACCAAGCCGGCGGAGACGAAATATGGGACGACTCATACGTCATAAACGAGAACAATCGAGACAGATACCCATCTGTAAGGCCTTATGGTGATATTTCTCACGTAATATCTGATGAAGAAGGGTTGAGTGCACAAGCTGGTCCAGATAGAAGTGGGAAGGTAGGAACAACTGTTTCTTTTGATGCAAGGGACTCCACCGGCAATATTGTAGCCTATGAGTGGGATTTCGGAGATGGAACGACTGGAACAGGTGTCACACTTAACCATACATACCATGAAACTGGAACATACACAGTAACTCTAACTATAAGGGATGCGGCGGGAAACATCGACAAAGATCAACTAACTATCACAGTTATCACAGACAACACATCGCCACTATTTGACTCCTCCTCTCTATGGATCAGCGCATTAGCTGGAGTGATCGTGATAGTTATGGTAGCAGCGCTATTTTGGAAACGTAAGGCGAGAAACAAGAGGAGGCGGCCTCGCAAGCATTATTAG
- a CDS encoding 4Fe-4S dicluster domain-containing protein, whose product MAETKPKQKPEAKARKESPKTMKKVAITPPPKTLPQKAKEKASEPKIGEMAPIKAHEFDPHFKYEIGKMHGGEKLKQCFQCGTCTSDCPIARFSDSYRPRAIIRMTQLGLKNRVLSSDTLWLCAACFTCTDRCPQDVEVASVIRILRNAAAEQGLMPSIFKDLGLSILESGIAYRIPELRLKKREQIGLPPLPKGNPEVMMKLAKVTGFSKILGKVSKRDNS is encoded by the coding sequence ATGGCTGAAACTAAACCAAAGCAAAAACCAGAAGCCAAGGCAAGAAAGGAGTCTCCTAAGACAATGAAGAAAGTTGCAATCACTCCTCCTCCGAAAACATTGCCTCAGAAAGCCAAAGAAAAAGCATCAGAGCCAAAGATTGGGGAGATGGCGCCAATCAAAGCTCACGAGTTTGATCCTCACTTCAAATATGAAATTGGCAAGATGCACGGCGGCGAGAAACTTAAGCAGTGTTTTCAATGTGGCACATGCACCTCAGACTGCCCGATTGCAAGATTCAGCGACTCCTACAGACCTAGAGCAATAATCCGCATGACACAACTTGGCCTAAAAAACAGAGTGCTCTCCAGCGACACCCTATGGCTGTGTGCAGCATGCTTCACATGCACCGATCGTTGCCCCCAAGACGTAGAAGTTGCAAGCGTAATACGAATACTGAGAAATGCCGCCGCAGAACAAGGATTAATGCCCTCAATCTTCAAAGACTTAGGTTTAAGCATTCTAGAAAGCGGCATCGCTTACCGAATCCCAGAGTTGCGACTGAAGAAAAGAGAGCAAATTGGATTGCCCCCGCTGCCCAAGGGCAACCCTGAGGTTATGATGAAATTGGCCAAGGTAACCGGTTTTTCGAAAATACTTGGAAAGGTGAGCAAACGTGACAACTCCTGA